DNA from Mycteria americana isolate JAX WOST 10 ecotype Jacksonville Zoo and Gardens chromosome 19, USCA_MyAme_1.0, whole genome shotgun sequence:
CCTTTCGAGTTGTTACAGGGACCTCAGGTTTTCACCCAGCTATGCAACCCCCAGGCATTCGCACAGAAGCCAAGACAGGTCTGTCATTCACTCTCCACGTAACTGCCCTGCTCAAACAACAAGATATTTTCAGGTGAAGAATGACCTACAATTCCCATCTTGAGATACTAAAGAGGTCGTTACCGTTGTAAGGCAGGGACATTTCTGGCTCAGAAAtctctgtggggtgggggggaaggacaGGACCCTACAGACAAGAGCAACACTCACAGTTTGCCCTGCTCGTAGAGGTAGAGGACACCATCCTTGAAATTGTGCATCTGACATAAGACCAAGGCCTTATCAAAGACTGTTTCGAACCTTCCACTCTTCAGGAGGGTGAGGGCTTCATTGTGCAGCTTCTCCTTGATCTACCGAGAAGGGGGAGAGGTCGAGGAGagccacacacacacgcacagagaaCATTTTGCACCAAGACCCGACAGCAATTTGCAGCTCCTTCCAAGAGGAGGACAGTTTTGCTGTTTGCCCTCTATCCCTTTTAAGCACACAGGACATGACTTCTTTTGCCCAAACAGCCAGCATCCTCAGAGACCCAGGCAAGCAAATGGAGCTACTTTTGTGGGAGAGGCATCTGCCCACAGAGGTCATATTGTCTGCAATCTGTTCTTAAATAAGATTCATACAAAACAAGCTCAGCCTCACTGAAAGGAGTATTCTCCCAGCTAGCAGGCTGCTTTCCCATTTATGTGCCATTTGTCCGGCATGGCCTTGTGTTACCAATGCCCATCTGGAAAGGTTACAGGTTGGCAGGAATGCAAACAGGATTCAAAGACACCAAATCTCCCTCTCAAAAGACAAAGCTGGAGGAGCTCAAACCTGCTCATCTTGTTCATGTGCCCAGTTCTGAAGTCGAAGTTCCAGTAAAGTGTCGTAGACACCCTGCGGAGAGTCAGCCTGCACCTCAGTCATGTGCTCCAGAAAAGCCTTCAGTTCTCGGGAGTTGTTTGCAAAGACTGGAATGAACTCCTCTGAGTTAGCCTGTAACACAGCCAGAAAAAGTCAAGCACCCAGACCAGTCGCAGCCAGACAGGTACTTCTTCCCTGCTGCGCAGAGTGCTCATTCCCAGAGTCTGTGACGCGATGGATACGGCACAGTATGGGATGCCGATTACGGCAGGAATTGGTTCTGAGCAATAGCTTTAAGTGCTCTCTTGTCTCTGGGACTACCAGTACACCAGGACGAGGCTTCTCATTATACCTAGAACATCAGGCCTGCACCACACGGCGCGCGGGAGCGCTGGCTCGCTGTGAAGTTACTACTCGAGAGCAACAACTCTCGGTCAACGCAAACGgtaccttttttccttccagcatccCAGGGCCTTCATTGTCTCCCGACGGTTGGTAATCAGTGCAAAGGATCTTCAGCAATTCCGTGGTCTCATTAGGGACATGGTGCATCAGGATTTTACCATACCGCTTCATGTTACTCTCTGCCTGATCAAAAGGCAGCTTTCCAATGTAGCGCAAAGCCTCTTGGTAGTTCTGCAGAGGCagccagcaaaaacaaaacaaaaaaaccccaaaatcacaTGACATCAACTTCTGCTCTCCACTTTGAGGTTAggacagaaaacactgaagacaTGCTGGGAGTATGCCTTGACCACCGTTTGCTCTGAGTTATCACCTGGTTCACTATTCCTGCTTATTTTCCTCCTCAGGGAGGAAGACTGGCTGTGGCCCAGGGGAAAGAGAGCGCAACTTAGGTCAATCTCTCTCTAACGACCCTCCCTCCTCTTAAAGGGCACTGTTAAAAGCCGCATCTGAAACAGAATGAGTAAGGCCCTCTGATTTCCACCCCTAGTCTACCACACGAGCTAAAAGCGGAAAGCCAAcacacaagcagcagcaggtgtGGTTACTGCTGCCTAAGCAGTCCTGTCAGCACGCTAGCCGCAGGAAAGACATCAGGGAAACGGTATTCTCACTAAAGAGGAGGCTAGAGAAGTGGTATTCTCCCCAGTAATAATCCGGGAGCAATACTGTCGCCTCACCTTGATGTCCTCTAACTGGATTTTGAGGTACCATTCGTGATGCGCATGCTTCTCTGCCAGGTACACAGCGTGGGAGTAGTAACCCGCTTGACGAAGCACCCTGATCGCCGTTTCCACATCAAAGCGGACCTCGCTCTCACTCGTCTAcaagaacagaagcagaaagatgGTCCCTCAGTGACATTCCCGCAGGCCACAAGCAGCAATCATTTACCTAAGAGGAGGAAAGCCAGAGCAGGGACAACTTAGCACCTCCCACGCAAGGGAAAGAGCACACGTGCAGAAAGGAAATAGTCTAATTGCCTTTCGTCAGCTTGCCAGTCACGCCGGCAAGAGCCAGCACACTCCAGACTCGCAAACTGAGAATGTAATCAGAGTTTGGAAATAAAGGAGCAAAGACAAGGCTACTGAGGGACAAACCCGCTCTTCCCTCTCTCAACAGCCCCACAGGAGCCAATTTACAATGTCGACGCTACCCCTTTGTCATTATTCTGATGATGTAACAACTTTGCACGATTTCACCTTCCTCCAATACCTTAATGAACTCCTCCAGTTTGGAGCTGTCTTTGAGTTTGGTATAGCAATTCAGCAGAAGCGTAGTATGGTCTGCATTGGCCAGGGACTGCAGGTGGAGTGTCTGCAGATAAGCAGTGAGGTTGTGGATGCGCTGAGCGTCCAGGAATTTCCGAATAACGTAAGACGGTTCCAGCTTCCCTATAGTTCTGAGAGGGAAGAGTCAAGTCACAAGAGACCGTATACCCATTAAGTCAAAAGAAATGGGGATATTAACAATAGAGCTCGGAGAAGCCTTAACTTCAGCAGGCACCAACCCACTTGGGACCACTCAGCTACGCATCAGAAGTAACAACTAGTTATGGTGTACGACCACCCATCTACACGCACAGTGAAACAACCAACCCTTTACAAAGGCCGCGACTGGGACGACGGCGACAGCACAGACTGAGTTAATCCTCCTTTAAAGGAGGCAGTGAGAAGACAGACTACGCTCTGACCACAGCTAACTGGGAAGCCCCAAAAAAGGGGAACAAAAGCTACGTTCTCCTTCATTTCAGCCGCATAACTCCAAGTCGGCTTTAAACGCTCATGCCCACAGGGAGCAGTTTAGCCACAGTTATGCTGACACTTCATGCCAGTTGACAATAAAATACATGCCGACTCTCGCTAGACGTCGGGACTCCAAAGTTTCAGTTCTACATGAACGTAACGCTTTGTGGCGTTTTAAAGAGACCGAACGTGAAGTTTTCGGCAAGCCCCAAAACAGGCTGCTCCAAGTTTTAAAAAACCCCCGAGACCTTTTAAAACTGACATTAAGCTGTTGGAGCATGTTCCAAGAAGACTGCCATACACGGTCAAATCACATCACCTTGCCTAGAGCGATCCCTGGTTTATAAAGACGTCATCAGGCCCCACTCCATCCCAATGTGCCTCCATTATTCGTGTTAAAATATGATCAAACAGAACTTTATCCTGAGGCGTACAGAGCAATTTCCAAGCAACTTTTTCTGAGGCTTTTAATCTCACTGACACGTTCCTCTCTACTGGTAGAATTTTCACCTCAAGTCACGGCTTAgctttttttgggggttggtttggttttattcctGGGCTGAAACAGAAATCAAGGCTTCCGTAGCTCCTACGTGTACTACGTCATCATGGCTCTACAAGACCCCCGCTTACCGGATATACTGCTGGATGGCTCCATCATGGTTCCCCTTGTTATACAGATGATCGCCATACTGCCGGAAAATCTCTGACAAACCGTCGCTGTCCAAGTGGTGGCTCTTGGCCAGGTTAATGGCCATTTCAAATAAGTTCTTCCGGAATAGCATCTGTGGAACACAGGGTAAGAGCAGCGTGAGGGAAATACCACCCCGCAAAAGAAGGTCAGACACACCtggaaaacaaattgtttcttcttgttgGTGCTGTACGCATGTGTGTGCTCAGGCTTTTCAATACCAAATGCATTACAATGCCGGTTATGCCGAAACGCTATCAGGTCACTTGTTATGTAACTCGCTCACCTGAAAGGTTCGACTTTTTGATCTGCAGAGCCAGTACAATCTTGCAGACATAAGGCAGAGACTAATAACAAAACAGATTTACATGCCTCAAGTTTGGTTTGTGTGTCCTTCTCCTGCAGTACGTGAATCTTCCCATCTCTGGTCAGTACATACAGAGAACCCCACTCTGCTAAGACATCCACTATATCATCGAAGATCGAGCTGTATGCGATGAATTTGTTGCACAAGTCATAGATATTCAGGACTTGTTTGTCCGAATTCTGTGCCTCATTCCCAGCAAACTCTGACCTGGAGAGCAGAATAAAGTTTTAGAAGACAAGGAGAGCGTAACTGGAATTCTTGATACCTACGCAAACTAGGGATGTCCAGAGAGCAAGACAAATGGGGTTCATTTGGGCGATTAACCTAAGCAGACCCAGAGGCAAAACACcatgtatttatacacaaatTCCACCTATGTGTTCGACTGAGAAATTcacaggacagggaaaaaaaatcccactcatTCAGCATGCGCTACTCTCACAACAGAAGTTAATCGATATACGGGTCCAGATGAATCTTAACAACCTCTGACAAAGTTGCAATCGGCCCCCAAGAGCGAAGCTTcgcagggaaggaggaaaaaagagggaaagcaggAAGCCGTAAGAGCGAAACGAACTCATCTGTTCCCAGAAGCCCTACTTCGGAGAAGTCTTTCGGTCCTTGGAGACAATGACGAGGTACCCCCGAAACCAGTGAACAATCAGCTTTTGTCCCTCGAAGGCAAAGCAGGGGCCACGTTCGTCTGGTTGATAAAGGTACACGCATTCGTCTCCTGCCACAATGAACTGGAGATCCTGGGAGGGGTCGCTGAGAGATGAGCAGCGCAGTCCACAACCGTGAGTGTCCAGCTCCAGGTGAGGATAGTCTTTCACTGAAAGCGTATAAGACTACAGAGGAAACGCAAGGTTTTGGGGATCGCTCCGAACCAGACTCTGAAGCCAATGCAATTTGTGAGTCAGAGTCTCATTTTTCCCAATTAACTTCCCACCTGGATGTTCTCTGTGGTCACCACAAAGAGATGCGTTGTTTTGCCAGACTGTCGGAACGCAAGGCCAGTAACCGGATAACTGCCTTCATGTAGGATCTGGGTCTTACTGTGCCGGTCTCGAGTGATGTCTCCTTTTGTAAGTACAACGCTCCCATCTGCAAAACCTGGTGAAGGGGACATATTAAACTGTTACTTCTACGGCACACCTGAAACATTATCCAGCGTCAGTTAGGGCAGCTCCAGTCAGAGACGACATCTTGCTCGCCAGCAAGGTATTAAGTAATAGGACTGCCGCAGGTTCTCGTGTCACGGAAGTATGTGCCAAACCACTCTCGATTCCTCCTGTTACAGTTCCAAGCCGTCACCCAGCTGCACACAGGATGTCACTGTTCAGCAAGGTTCAACTTGCTTTCCACACACCAACTTCACTTGCAGGTTATTTCTGTTTGAGTgtctctgtattttgttttccaaacagctTTCTCCTCCGCCAACTGTAACTATCGTTCCAATTCACTGGCTTACTCCAAACATAGTACACACTGTGAAAAGACTAGAGGAAGATTTCCTAAGAGCGAGCAAAACGCGTGGTGTTCACAGCTTGCAGACAGCCCCAGTCCTGCAAGTTGTCCCAGGGTGGAAGGCCACAACGCGCATACGGAAAGCTTTTGGATTTCAGTGCAGGGACCAACTCACTGAAAGCGCCTGCAACCTCACAACATTGCTGCTCTTATTTTGTCAGAAGTTAAGCAAGAAGCATTACAAAGGAATGGTTAAATCCAAAGAGGGAAATCggcttttttctttgaaaaaaggtTTCTATACAGAGCTTGGAAAAAACCTCTCTGTAAGATTAGGTATCACAAAAGCTATGATGTTTTCTCCTGTACTACAGCGAAAGCTAAATTTAGCACTAAGCTCAATAAACGCGTAACCTCACTGACTGGTGGGGAAAGATGACATCAGCTAAAAATACGTGCTTCCCTTTTAAGTATCGAAGTTATTACTGCCACATATACAGACTCAGGCTACATTTACGTATTTATCTCCTCAAGCTCTCTGACAGCACAAGATTCACTATCTCTCTGTAAGAATACCACAAAAACTGCGTGAGAAGAAAAACCGTCAGGACGTTCGATGCTGATTTTTGTGCTAGCTATTCATTTTCCCTACCTCTGAGTGAGGACCATACTATTTTTCTTAAGCACTAGCTTAAACTGTACTAACAGTGCAGTTTTACTTACCAATAGCCATGAAATTAAGATTCTCGTGGACAGTTAGGCAGGATACAACTGTGGGCTTGTTACCCGGTATCGCTGGAAAAATTCGTGTGCAAAGAGGATTGCCGCCATCTCGCTTCTCCAGGTTCCAGACTTTAACCTACAAACGATGACAAGCCGGCATAAGCAAAACGTGAGGTATTAGGAGGCTGAGACCTGGCGTCAGATGTAACAGTGCCCAAAACGAGCAAGCTGCTCGAGGTAAGGAAGGTCAACCGAGGTGATTGCAATAGTCTTAAGAACGACCCACAACACAAATGCATCTTCCTCTCTTTGTCAGCGGACTTACCAAGGGGTTAATTCCCTCTTCATCCTCACCAACAGAAACCAAGATGCTGTGCTGCTTCAGCTGGTACAGATGCGTCACCCTGAGCTTGTACGCTTGGAAACTACTGAGCTGAAGGGAGCGAGGCAAAAACCAAATCTGACCTTCCATATGTAGATCGCAGTTAAGGtgtgcaaagggaaaaaaaaaccccaagaaaacacAACCCCACGGCTCCCATCGTACCGGGATCGAACCCGTTCACGCTCGCCTCTCGCTGAGCTCTGGTGAGGCCGCAGTCAACGCGCTTCTGCGGGGCGGCCCATGGGCAGCAAAGCATCCACCGGCATTTTTCTCCGAGAGGCAAAGGCCAGGCAAGCCTTCCAGCAGGGAGCTGCCGCGCTCCCGAGGCCggagccccgccgggcccgcgcaGCCCCGACCCGCCCCACCCCGCCGCAGCTCCTGGCCCCGCCGAGCCGCAGGATATCCCCGAAGACGAGGCTTCCCCGGCCCGAGTCGCAGACGGCGATGCCCGGGGGCAGGGCGAAGGGCTTCCCGCCGGCCCCCTCCGGCTCCTTCACCGTCTCTCTGTCAAAGAAGACGAAGCGGCGCCACTGCAGGTAGGCAGCCATCTTGGGGACGGGCCCAGCCCCCGTGGCTTCTCAGGGGAGCGGCTTCCCCGCCCCTCCGGGTCACGAGGCGGGGCAGGCGGCATCGTACGGCCCGGAACGTCCCTTTGGTCACCGGGGGTCAGCGCTCCCGGCCGCGTCCCTTCCCCACTCCTTGGGCATCCTCTGGTGCCGTTTTCCGGCagcagcggcgggcagggctggcacacGGGGGTCCTGCACAGCCCCAGGCCTGTCCCAGGAGCGGGCTGCAGCAGGACGGCCGgaggctcccagggcagcagcaaccCTTCCTTGCTGCGCATCATCCGCCTCCCCTTCTGGCGCTACCTGCTGGGCTGGCCTCCACACGatgccggagccggggccgcccgcggccTGTAGCACTGGCTTTTTTCCCACCCCCACACTAGAAATACTGACATGTGAGCTCCTAACGCGGCAGAGCTGTCAGTTTACAGTTCTAAACCAGGCTGGAAGTACTTAATTTTCCATTAGACTTTCATTTGGGCACATTTCAGGGGCTCACCTGTGCTTTGGTCCGTGGAATTTTTGACTGTGAGGAGGCAACAGCATCACCACCTGAAACCAATACACCACACAAATTTCTAAAAGCCTGAAAAAGTCACTGTCCTTCCTAATTACTTTCTTTCCTGTCTCCATTCCCTTTTCTTCAGTGACCAGTGGAGAATAGAAAATGTCTTGAGTTTTATGCAACCCTGCACGCTGCTCGAGTGCAGCTACCGCAAATCAGGCCAGCTCT
Protein-coding regions in this window:
- the VPS11 gene encoding vacuolar protein sorting-associated protein 11 homolog, whose translation is MAAYLQWRRFVFFDRETVKEPEGAGGKPFALPPGIAVCDSGRGSLVFGDMEGQIWFLPRSLQLSSFQAYKLRVTHLYQLKQHSILVSVGEDEEGINPLVKVWNLEKRDGGNPLCTRIFPAIPGNKPTVVSCLTVHENLNFMAIGFADGSVVLTKGDITRDRHSKTQILHEGSYPVTGLAFRQSGKTTHLFVVTTENIQSYTLSVKDYPHLELDTHGCGLRCSSLSDPSQDLQFIVAGDECVYLYQPDERGPCFAFEGQKLIVHWFRGYLVIVSKDRKTSPKSEFAGNEAQNSDKQVLNIYDLCNKFIAYSSIFDDIVDVLAEWGSLYVLTRDGKIHVLQEKDTQTKLEMLFRKNLFEMAINLAKSHHLDSDGLSEIFRQYGDHLYNKGNHDGAIQQYIRTIGKLEPSYVIRKFLDAQRIHNLTAYLQTLHLQSLANADHTTLLLNCYTKLKDSSKLEEFIKTSESEVRFDVETAIRVLRQAGYYSHAVYLAEKHAHHEWYLKIQLEDIKNYQEALRYIGKLPFDQAESNMKRYGKILMHHVPNETTELLKILCTDYQPSGDNEGPGMLEGKKANSEEFIPVFANNSRELKAFLEHMTEVQADSPQGVYDTLLELRLQNWAHEQDEQIKEKLHNEALTLLKSGRFETVFDKALVLCQMHNFKDGVLYLYEQGKLFQQIMHYHMQNEQYKKVIEVCESYGDQEACLWEQALGYFARKEEDCKEYIAAVLKRIESKNLMPPLLVVQTLAHNSTATLSVIKDYLVNKLQKQSSQIEKDEQEIQKYREETTRIRQEIEELKASPKIFQKTKCSICTSALELPSVHFLCGHSFHQHCFESYSESDSECPTCMPENRKVMDMIRAQEQKRDLHDQFQHQLRCSNDGFSVVADYFGRGVFNKLTLITDLPSGKAATTIEAGLQRELLIHTKRST